A region from the Benincasa hispida cultivar B227 chromosome 8, ASM972705v1, whole genome shotgun sequence genome encodes:
- the LOC120083942 gene encoding uncharacterized protein LOC120083942, producing MELLVAVDDRELLTWYVEASLVKSYQTTTDTLPFEALYGKSCKSLVCQGEVGESKLLGPKLVQTTNEAIQKIRARMQPTQSRQKSYADVRRKDLEFEIGDKVLLRVARIMRYVTDPFYVVDFEPLQLNDNLSYEEKPVEFLAREVKTLRPREIALVKVLWKITSSRRPLKSERMR from the exons ATGGAGTTATTAGTAGCAGTAGATGATCGAGAACTATTGAcatggtatgttgaggcttcattagttaagag CTATCAGACTACCACTGACACATTgccatttgaggccctatatggaaAGAGTTGCAAGTCGCTAGTATGCCAAGGTGAGGTTGGTGAGAGTAAGTTGCTAGGTCCTAAGCTAGTGCAgaccacgaatgaggcaatacagaagatcagaGCTCGTATGCAACCAACTCAGAGTAGACAGAAAAGCTATGCCGATGTGAGACGTAAGGACTTGGAATTTGAgattggtgataaagtattATTGAGGGTGGCACGTATTATGAG GTATGTGACAGATCCATTCTATGTAGTTGACTTTGAGCCATTgcagttgaatgacaacttgagctacgaggagaagccTGTAGAATTTCTCGCCAGAGAGGTAAAGACATTGCGCCCTAGGGAGATTGCGCTTGTAAAAGTCCTGTGGAAAATCACTAGTTCAAGGAGGCCACTTAAAAGTGAGAGAATGAGATGA